The nucleotide window CGCCGCAAGGAATGACCGGGGATCCGCGGCGAATTAATAATTCGTCCCCTCGGAACACAAAACAGCCGCCCGGTAACCCGGACGGCTGCATATGCATACCTGAATAGGTTTCTATTCGCTACCGGAAATCATGCCTGTAACTCCATGATTTCCGAAAATATTGTCATCGTCAGCATCTCCTCGGCATACTCCTGAAAATCCTCGTCGGCCACGTGCTCGGAAGTGGAGAGGAGTGCGAGGACCATGGCGGCCCGGCGCTTGAGGCGGTCTTCCACGTAAGACTCCGGGTAATTGGGCAGGTGGATGAGGCTGAGCGCGTCCTTGATCACATCGCCCGCCAGTCGGGAAAACTCCTTGTGCCGATCCGGATTGGATTCGCCGAGCGGCAAGGCGGCATCATTGGTGAGAGTTGCGGTTTTCATGACAGGGGCGGGTGAAGTATGTGCTTATCATCGCATAAAGCGTGGCTTTTACCCATCGGGTGAATCCTGTATTTTTCCAAAAACGTGAAAAAGATCCGGAAACAAAAAAACGGGTTCCGGCTGAAGGGGAGGCAGTGGCAGGAAGAATGGTTTTAGACTGGAACCGACTATTCTTTTGCTATAGCTGAATTTATTAACTCATGGGAACGTTACCCAAACAACCGAACAAGAGCTTAATCGACGGCATCCGCTGCCTGCAGGAAGTCCTGAGCCGGTCAACCCCGGTGGGCGTGGCCCAGGTGGCCTCGGAACTCGGCATGGAAGCCACCCGTGTGCACCGCATCCTGCGCACGCTGTCGGCCTCCGGCATGCTGCGCTGGACGGAGAAGCGCAAGTACGCGCCCGGCCCTGCCGTTCCTGTGCTGGCGACGCAGACTATGCACGCCTCAGGCTTTTACAAGGCCATCGGCCCGATGGCCAAGCTGCACAAGGATTTGAACATGATTACCGCGATGGGCCTGCTGTGGAATCGCTCGGTCTCGTACCTCTACCACGCCGAGCCCGACCAGCCATTGATCAGCGCCATCAGCAGCTTCGATGTCTGGCCCGCGACGACCTCCGGACTGGGAGTGGCGCTCCTGGCCTTGCAATCGGACGAGGAGGTGAGCGAACTCTACGAGGGCCGTGAAATCCCCTTTTACGATTCGCTTCCGCATCTGCTGGAGACGCTCGCCCGCGTGCGCGAGTGCGGCTACGCCGTCCACGACAACACGCTCGCCATCAGCATCGACGATGTGTTTCAGGCTGCCATTGGTTTCAGTTCGCCCAAGGTTTCGCCCAGCTCGGCCAGCAAGTACGTTCCCCGGCTCATCCAGTGCAAGGAGGAGATCCTCAAGGAGCTGCATGGCTGAGTAAGAGGATTGGCCGTAGAGGGGACAATACAACGGACGCGGAGAGTGCATATCTTCGCGTTTTTGTTGTAAGCCGTTATTATACAACGATGCTTCCTTTAGGGACAGGTGGCGCTGCTGCTTGGTCCGAGACATGTTTTGCTTATTTCTGGGGGGTTTTTGGCGCGGAGAAAAACTCATTAAATTTCAATAATAGCAAAAAGTGTTGCAATGTTGGCGCAGCCCGGTAGGGTACGTTCTATCCTTTAACTCCCGTCCATGGAAATGGGATGGGGGTGTTTGAAACCGCTTGTTATTAACCCTACCGTTGTTGACCCGATGCCGAAAAAATCATCCGTACGTTTTCTGAAGTTTCCGTTGAGCCTGAGCGTGCTGCTGGCCGCTGCCGCTTTTGGGATCGGGTGCGCCGGGCAGGCGCAACCGGCTTCGGTCACGGTTTTGAGTGTCGATGACTACGGGGCCGTTCCGAACGATGGGGCGGACGACAGCGCCGCCATCGCCGCCGCACTCAAGGCCTCCTCCGAGGTGGCGGGGCCGGTGCGGCTCGTCTTTTCCGAAGGGACTTATAATTTCCGACCCGCATCGACCCCGGCTGAGATGGTCCGCATCGAGGATAGGCGCGACCTGATCGTGAGCGGGCAGGTCGCGGAGGATGGTGCTCCGGCCACCCGGCTGGAGATCAACCTCGAACTGGTCAATGACACGCTCGGTGCCGGGCATTTCGTGATCGAAAACAGCGAAAACATCATGGTCGAAAATCTGGTCCTCGACTACAACCCGCGCTTTGCCAGCGCGGGTAAGGTGGTGGCCGTGGACCGGGAGCAGGACACCGTCGAGGTGGATATTTTTCCCGGTATGCCCCACTTCGACGGCATGCGCTGCTACTCGGCCAACAGCTGGGATCTGGAGACGGGCGACCTGCTTCAGGTCGAGGCCCTGACGATCGGGCTGGACCGCAAGCGCATGGCCAACACCTGGCATCCCGTCGAGGGGGCCGGAGGCGTGCGCTACCGGATCGAGGGGATTGGATTTTCGGACCGCGTGGCGGTGGGCGACGGGATTTCGTGGCACTTCACCGTCAATGGCAGCGAGCGTAATTTCCTCATCCTGTATTCCGAGAACATCACGTTGCGTAACATCGACATCTTTAACACGCTCGGAGCGGCCATGCTCGCGGGCTACAACAAGGATATCGTCATGGAGGATGTGCGAGTGATTCCCGAGGGGAACTCGCTCGCCGTCGGCCCGCGCGACGCCTTTCACCTGTCGAACAACCGGGGTCGTCTGCTGATGGACGGGGTGCAGGTCAAGGGCGTGCGCTGGGACCCGATTGTCAGCCGGGGAACATTTAACGAGATCGTGGAGATCGAAGACGATGGCGCGATTATCGTCGAAGTACCCTGGCCGCGAATGACTTTCGAGTCCGGCAATACTCTGCTATTCCAGGTGGGCGAGGTTCCTTACGAGCGTGTGGTCGCGTCGGCGGAGTCGCTGGGCGACAAGCGCTACCGTATCCGCTTGAGCGATCCGGCGCTGCCGGAGGTATCGGTCGGGGACTTCGTGGCCAACACCTCGTACGAGTTCGACGATGTTGTCATCCGCAACTGCACGGTGGAGGGCAACTACGGGACGGGTATCGTCTTTATGACGCAGAACGCGCTGATCGAGAACAACCTCTTTCGCAACAATGCCTACAGCGACATCGGACTGGGGCCGACCAGCCAGGATGCTGGTCCGTTCGCCCGGCACGTCATCATTCGCGGCAACACTTTCGACGGCTCAAACTGGGTGCGCAAGCACTCGGGTGCCTCTGGGCACGACGGCAGCATCACGGTCTTTTCCAATCAGAAAAAACTGATGGATGTGCCCTACAATCAGGACATCCTGATCGAAGACAATGTCTTTAAAAACCTCGATCACCGCGAAGGGCTGGCTGCGGTCAACGTGAAAAATGCCAGCGATGTCG belongs to Ruficoccus amylovorans and includes:
- a CDS encoding IclR family transcriptional regulator — protein: MGTLPKQPNKSLIDGIRCLQEVLSRSTPVGVAQVASELGMEATRVHRILRTLSASGMLRWTEKRKYAPGPAVPVLATQTMHASGFYKAIGPMAKLHKDLNMITAMGLLWNRSVSYLYHAEPDQPLISAISSFDVWPATTSGLGVALLALQSDEEVSELYEGREIPFYDSLPHLLETLARVRECGYAVHDNTLAISIDDVFQAAIGFSSPKVSPSSASKYVPRLIQCKEEILKELHG
- a CDS encoding right-handed parallel beta-helix repeat-containing protein; amino-acid sequence: MPKKSSVRFLKFPLSLSVLLAAAAFGIGCAGQAQPASVTVLSVDDYGAVPNDGADDSAAIAAALKASSEVAGPVRLVFSEGTYNFRPASTPAEMVRIEDRRDLIVSGQVAEDGAPATRLEINLELVNDTLGAGHFVIENSENIMVENLVLDYNPRFASAGKVVAVDREQDTVEVDIFPGMPHFDGMRCYSANSWDLETGDLLQVEALTIGLDRKRMANTWHPVEGAGGVRYRIEGIGFSDRVAVGDGISWHFTVNGSERNFLILYSENITLRNIDIFNTLGAAMLAGYNKDIVMEDVRVIPEGNSLAVGPRDAFHLSNNRGRLLMDGVQVKGVRWDPIVSRGTFNEIVEIEDDGAIIVEVPWPRMTFESGNTLLFQVGEVPYERVVASAESLGDKRYRIRLSDPALPEVSVGDFVANTSYEFDDVVIRNCTVEGNYGTGIVFMTQNALIENNLFRNNAYSDIGLGPTSQDAGPFARHVIIRGNTFDGSNWVRKHSGASGHDGSITVFSNQKKLMDVPYNQDILIEDNVFKNLDHREGLAAVNVKNASDVVLRGNSYENVSQHLKVGEHTVDVTDED